One segment of Pelecanus crispus isolate bPelCri1 chromosome 2, bPelCri1.pri, whole genome shotgun sequence DNA contains the following:
- the POMGNT2 gene encoding protein O-linked-mannose beta-1,4-N-acetylglucosaminyltransferase 2, which produces MNIAAVFNALLVSVLAAVLWKYIKLREHVFMVEEELVLMRQSQELSQVQIDYHAALQALVEDGTRMVCTGRMHTDRICRFESLCYSTEAEEFVYFHSNSSVMLPNLGSRRFQPALLDLSSVEDHNTQYFNFVELPAAALKFMPKPVFVPDVALIANRFNPDNLMHVFHDDLLPIYYTMQQFSDLDLEARLFFMEGWSEGVHFDLYKLLSNKQPLLREQLKTLGRLLCFTKSYVGLSKITTWYQYGFVQPQGPKANILVSGNEIRQFTKFMMQRLNVSLEESSSEEYIVVFSRTINRLILNEAELILALAQEFQMKTITVSLEEHSFSDIVRLISNASMLVSMHGAQLVMSLFLPRGATVVELFPYAINPEHYTPYKTLATLPGMDLQYIAWQNTDREDTVTYPDRPWDQGGIAHLDKAEQERIIKSTEVPRHLCCRNPEWLFRAYQDTKVNIPSLVHVIRQTVKSKPGPKKQKWSGSLYPGKVRDAKCQASVQGTSEAKLAVSWQIPWNLKYLKVREVKYEVWIQEQGENTYMPYILSHQNHTFSENIKPFTIYLVWIRCIFNKNLLGPFADVLLCST; this is translated from the coding sequence ATGAACATAGCAGCCGTGTTTAATGCCCTGCTCGTGTCTGtccttgctgctgtgctgtggaaATACATCAAACTGCGAGAGCATGTCTTCATGGTCGAAGAGGAGTTGGTCCTCATGCGTCAGTCTCAGGAACTCTCTCAGGTTCAGATTGACTACCATGCAGCTCTCCAGGCACTGGTGGAGGATGGTACCAGGATGGTGTGCACTGGCAGGATGCACACCGACCGCATCTGCCGCTTTGAGTCCCTCTGCTACTCTACCGAGGCTGAGGAGTTTGTCTACTTTCATAGCAACTCCTCGGTCATGCTGCCCAACCTGGGCTCCCGGAGGTTCCAGCCGGCTCTGCTCGACCTCTCCTCGGTGGAAGATCACAACACTCAGTACTTCAACTTTGTggagctgccagctgctgcgCTGAAATTTATGCCAAAGCCGGTCTTCGTGCCTGATGTGGCACTGATCGCTAACAGGTTCAACCCAGACAACCTGATGCATGTCTTTCATGATGACCTCCTCCCCATTTATTACACCATGCAGCAGTTCTCCGATTTAGATCTGGAGGCACGGCTCTTCTTCATGGAAGGGTGGAGTGAAGGTGTTCACTTTGACCTCTACAAGTTACTGAGTAACAAGCAGCCACTCCTCAGGGAGCAGCTTAAAACCCTGGGCAGGCTCCTCTGCTTTACCAAATCGTATGTGGGACTGTCTAAAATCACCACCTGGTACCAGTATGGATTTGTCCAGCCACAAGGGCCAAAGGCTAACATCTTGGTTTCTGGTAACGAGATCAGGCAGTTCACCAAATTCATGATGCAGAGGCTGAACGTCAGCTTGGAGGAAAGCTCCAGTGAGGAGTACATTGTAGTGTTCAGTCGAACAATCAACAGACTTATCCTAAATGAGGCAGAACTAATCCTGGCTCTCGCTCAGGAGTTTCAGATGAAAACCATTACCGTCTCTCTGGAGGAGCATTCATTTTCTGACATTGTCCGGTTGATCAGCAATGCGTCCATGCTGGTCAGCATGCATGGGGCCCAATTAGTCATGTCTCTCTTCCTGCCAAGAGGTGCCACGGTGGTGGAGCTCTTTCCTTATGCTATCAACCCTGAACACTATACCCCTTACAAAACCCTGGCAACCCTTCCTGGCATGGACCTGCAGTACATTGCCTGGCAGAACACTGACAGGGAAGACACCGTTACCTACCCGGACAGACCTTGGGATCAGGGCGGGATTGCTCATCTGGACAAAGCTGAGCAAGAGCGCATCATTAAGAGCACAGAGGTACCACGGCACCTCTGCTGCCGCAACCCCGAGTGGCTGTTCCGTGCCTACCAGGACACGAAGGTGAACATCCCTTCTCTCGTCCATGTGATCAGGCAGACTGTGAAGTCTAAGCCCGGACCCAAGAAGCAGAAGTGGTCTGGTAGCCTCTACCCTGGCAAAGTGAGGGATGCCAAGTGTCAAGCCTCTGTCCAGGGCACGAGCGAAGCTAAACTTGCCGTGTCCTGGCAGATTCCCTGGAACCTGAAGTATCTCAAGGTCAGAGAAGTGAAATACGAAGTGTGGATACAAGAGCAAGGGGAAAACACTTACATGCCTTATATATTGTCCCATCAGAATCACACCTTCTCAGAAAACATTAAGCCTTTCACAATATACTTGGTGTGGATACGCTGCATCTTCAATAAAAATCTCCTGGGACCTTTTGCAGATGTGCTCTTGTGTAGTACATAA